In Synechococcus sp. HK05, one DNA window encodes the following:
- a CDS encoding LCP family protein — MSQAQPNPAPRRRDARGRLKPVEQQQRQGRRGAAPSRDKATVTPLDQRRRPKNAKPAKSGLPRLPLFLAGIGLGYGLNGPLPHLATGLVAGLHHPSNVIGSLVAPAGMGDRRIVVLGTDHVSTNTDVMFTVQLRDGRTELTQVPRDTFIESDRYGVMKANALYSSGGPDMVKQELSKLLSAKVDRYLVLNLNAVQRLADAIGGVDVDVPKRMYYVDNSQGLYIDLYPGQQLLKGEALEGFLRFRHDELGDIGRMERQKLVLKEVFKKLANPAMATRLPELMSIAGKDVLTDLSPVDMGALVSAMASTKLSSSRLEGTPYWHEDISYWLPDANPHRELYRSQEQPPL, encoded by the coding sequence ATGTCGCAGGCTCAGCCCAATCCCGCTCCCCGTCGCCGCGATGCCCGCGGGCGGCTGAAGCCTGTGGAGCAGCAGCAGCGCCAGGGCCGGCGCGGCGCGGCGCCCTCCCGCGACAAGGCCACGGTCACGCCGCTGGACCAGCGGCGGCGCCCTAAAAACGCCAAACCAGCGAAAAGCGGCCTGCCGCGGCTGCCTCTATTCCTCGCCGGCATCGGCCTGGGCTACGGCCTCAATGGCCCGCTCCCTCACCTCGCCACCGGCCTGGTGGCGGGCCTGCATCACCCCAGCAACGTGATCGGTTCGCTGGTGGCACCGGCCGGCATGGGCGACCGGCGCATCGTGGTGCTGGGCACCGACCACGTGAGCACCAACACCGACGTGATGTTCACCGTGCAGCTGCGCGATGGCCGGACTGAGCTCACCCAGGTGCCGCGCGACACCTTCATCGAATCCGACCGCTACGGCGTGATGAAGGCCAACGCGCTGTACAGCAGCGGCGGGCCCGACATGGTGAAGCAGGAGCTGAGCAAACTGCTCTCCGCCAAGGTGGATCGCTACCTGGTGCTCAACCTCAATGCCGTGCAGCGCCTGGCGGATGCCATCGGCGGGGTGGACGTGGATGTGCCGAAGCGGATGTACTACGTGGACAACAGCCAGGGGCTGTACATCGATCTCTATCCCGGCCAGCAACTGCTCAAGGGCGAAGCCCTGGAAGGCTTCCTGCGCTTCCGCCACGACGAGCTCGGCGACATCGGCCGGATGGAGCGCCAGAAGCTGGTGCTCAAAGAGGTGTTCAAGAAGCTGGCCAATCCCGCCATGGCCACCCGCCTGCCGGAGCTGATGAGCATCGCCGGCAAAGACGTGCTAACCGACCTCTCGCCGGTGGATATGGGCGCTCTGGTGAGCGCGATGGCCTCCACCAAGCTCAGCTCCAGCCGCTTGGAAGGCACTCCCTACTGGCATGAAGACATCAGCTACTGGCTCCCGGATGCCAACCCGCATCGTGAGCTGTACCGCAGCCAGGAGCAACCGCCCCTCTAA
- a CDS encoding DUF561 domain-containing protein: MSRLAQLPASLRTALVERRALKVIAGLTNFDAASVERISRAAGMGGADLIDVACDPALVQLAAEVSGLPICVSAVDPELFPAAVAAGAAMVEIGNYDAFYPLGRIFDAAEVLAITRRTRELLPEVVLSVTVPHVLPLDQQEQLAVDLVAAGADIIQTEGGTSAKPFSAGSLGLIEKAAPTLAAAHSISRSLLAAEQGVPVLCASGLSSVTVPMAIAAGAAGVGVGSAVNKLNDQLAMVAVVRGLREALGTAVSAAV; this comes from the coding sequence ATGTCGCGTCTCGCCCAGCTGCCCGCTTCGCTTCGTACGGCTCTGGTGGAGCGCCGCGCCCTCAAGGTGATCGCCGGCCTCACCAACTTCGATGCCGCCAGTGTGGAGCGCATCAGCCGCGCCGCCGGCATGGGCGGTGCTGATCTGATCGATGTGGCCTGCGATCCGGCTCTGGTGCAGCTGGCTGCTGAGGTGAGCGGCCTGCCGATCTGCGTGAGCGCTGTGGATCCTGAGCTGTTCCCCGCCGCGGTGGCTGCCGGTGCCGCCATGGTGGAGATTGGCAACTACGACGCCTTCTATCCCCTCGGCCGCATCTTCGACGCCGCCGAAGTGCTGGCGATCACCCGCCGCACTCGCGAGCTGCTGCCCGAGGTGGTGCTGAGCGTGACCGTGCCCCACGTGCTGCCCCTCGATCAGCAGGAACAGCTGGCCGTGGATCTGGTGGCCGCCGGTGCCGACATCATCCAGACCGAAGGCGGCACCAGCGCCAAGCCTTTCAGTGCCGGCAGCCTCGGCCTGATCGAAAAGGCAGCCCCCACCCTGGCCGCTGCCCACAGCATCAGCCGTTCCCTGCTCGCCGCTGAGCAGGGCGTGCCCGTGCTTTGCGCCTCCGGTCTGTCGTCGGTCACCGTGCCGATGGCGATCGCTGCCGGTGCCGCCGGCGTGGGTGTGGGTTCGGCCGTGAACAAGCTGAACGACCAGCTGGCGATGGTGGCCGTGGTGCGCGGTCTGCGCGAGGCCCTCGGCACTGCCGTCAGCGCGGCTGTCTGA
- the dapA gene encoding 4-hydroxy-tetrahydrodipicolinate synthase gives MAASVLQPGAASPAPFGRVLTAMVTPFAADGSVDLDLAARLASHLVEHGSDGLVLCGTTGESPTLSWDEQHQFFSAVKSAVGDRASLLAGTGSNCTAEAVEAIAEAAALGADGALVVVPYYNKPPQDGLEAHFRAVAAAAPQLPLMLYNIPGRTGCSITPETTARLMDLPNVVSFKAASGTTEEVSALRALCGERLAIYSGDDALLLPMLAVGAVGVVSVASHVAGDQIQQMVQAFLAGDHRTALALHEQLLPLCKAMFSTTNPIPVKAALELSGWPVGAPRLPLVSASNDVRDRLSSVMAALRPT, from the coding sequence ATGGCGGCTTCTGTGCTCCAACCTGGCGCCGCCTCACCTGCGCCCTTCGGGCGGGTGCTCACAGCGATGGTGACCCCCTTCGCTGCCGATGGCTCCGTTGATCTCGACCTGGCGGCACGGCTGGCCAGCCACCTGGTGGAGCATGGCTCCGATGGCCTGGTGCTCTGCGGCACCACGGGCGAGTCGCCCACCCTCAGCTGGGATGAGCAGCATCAGTTCTTCTCGGCGGTGAAGAGCGCCGTGGGGGATCGCGCCAGCCTGCTGGCCGGTACCGGCAGCAATTGCACCGCTGAGGCCGTGGAGGCCATTGCGGAGGCGGCTGCCCTTGGCGCCGACGGTGCCCTGGTGGTCGTGCCCTACTACAACAAGCCACCTCAGGACGGCCTTGAAGCCCATTTCCGGGCTGTGGCCGCAGCGGCTCCTCAGCTGCCGCTGATGCTCTACAACATTCCTGGTCGTACCGGCTGCAGCATCACGCCGGAGACCACAGCCCGGCTGATGGATCTTCCCAACGTGGTGAGCTTCAAGGCCGCCAGTGGCACCACGGAAGAAGTGAGTGCGCTGCGCGCCCTCTGCGGTGAGCGCCTGGCCATCTACAGCGGCGACGACGCCCTGCTGCTGCCGATGTTGGCGGTGGGCGCCGTGGGTGTGGTGAGCGTGGCCAGCCATGTGGCTGGCGATCAGATCCAACAGATGGTGCAGGCCTTCCTGGCCGGTGATCACCGCACGGCCCTGGCGCTGCATGAACAGCTGCTGCCGCTCTGCAAGGCGATGTTCTCCACCACCAATCCCATCCCCGTGAAAGCTGCGCTGGAACTCAGCGGCTGGCCCGTGGGTGCCCCAAGGCTTCCTCTTGTTTCCGCCTCGAACGACGTGCGCGACCGACTCTCCTCCGTGATGGCAGCCCTGCGTCCCACCTGA
- a CDS encoding ribonuclease J, with the protein MTNQAKQPCLRVIPLGGLHEIGKNTCVFEYGDDIMLVDAGLAFPSDGMHGVNVVMPDTSYLKENQKRIRGMIVTHGHEDHIGGIAHHLKNFNIPVIHGPRLALAMLTGKMEEAGVMDRTILQTVAPRDVVKVGQHFSVEFIRNTHSMADSFSLAITTPVGTVIFTGDFKFDHTPVDGETFDMARLAHYGEQGVLCLFSDSTNSEVPGFCPPERSVFPCLDRHISQADGRVIITTFASSIHRVAMILELALKNGRKVGLLGRSMLNVIAKARELGYMRAPDDLFVPIKQIRDLPDRETLLLMTGSQGEPLAALSRISRGEHPQVQVKTSDTIIFSASPIPGNTISVVNTIDRLMMLGAKVVYGKGEGIHVSGHGFQEDQKLMLALTKPKYFVPVHGEHRMLVCHSKTAQSMGVPAENILIIDNGDVVELTPDSINKGEPVKAGIELLDASRNGIVDARVLKERQQLADDGVITMLAVISTDGVMAAPPRVNLRGVVTAADPRKLSLWAEREITWVLENRWQQLSRNSGGKAPDVDWMGVQREIEIGLQRRLRRELQVEPLIICLVQPAPGGTPAYKGRADAEPDTRPAPRGGRGGGRDGGRPDRGERSQQPRRELATVGAAPAPASAPAAAAPAAVATPARTEEPEISGRTRRRRSAAAG; encoded by the coding sequence ATGACGAACCAAGCCAAACAACCCTGTCTGCGTGTCATCCCCCTGGGTGGCCTTCACGAGATCGGTAAGAACACCTGCGTTTTTGAATACGGCGACGACATCATGTTGGTGGATGCCGGCCTGGCATTCCCCAGCGACGGCATGCACGGCGTGAACGTCGTGATGCCTGATACCAGCTATCTGAAGGAAAACCAGAAGCGCATCCGCGGCATGATCGTGACCCACGGTCACGAAGATCACATCGGTGGCATTGCCCACCACCTCAAGAACTTCAACATCCCTGTGATTCATGGGCCGCGCCTGGCGCTGGCGATGCTCACCGGAAAGATGGAAGAAGCCGGTGTGATGGATCGCACCATCCTTCAAACCGTCGCTCCTCGCGATGTGGTGAAGGTGGGTCAGCACTTCTCCGTGGAGTTCATCCGCAACACCCACTCGATGGCCGACAGCTTCTCGCTGGCCATCACCACTCCGGTGGGCACCGTGATCTTCACCGGTGATTTCAAGTTTGATCACACCCCCGTCGACGGTGAAACCTTCGACATGGCCCGCCTCGCCCACTACGGCGAACAGGGTGTGCTGTGTCTGTTCAGCGACTCCACCAACTCCGAAGTGCCGGGCTTCTGCCCCCCGGAGCGTTCGGTGTTTCCCTGCCTGGACCGCCACATCTCCCAGGCGGATGGCCGGGTGATCATCACCACCTTTGCCAGTTCGATTCACCGCGTGGCGATGATCCTGGAGCTGGCGCTCAAGAATGGCCGCAAGGTGGGCCTGCTCGGCCGCTCCATGCTCAACGTGATCGCCAAGGCGCGTGAGTTGGGCTACATGCGCGCCCCGGATGATCTGTTTGTGCCGATCAAGCAGATCCGTGACCTGCCCGATCGCGAAACCCTGCTGCTGATGACCGGCAGCCAAGGTGAGCCCTTGGCCGCTCTGAGCCGTATCTCCCGCGGTGAACACCCGCAGGTGCAGGTGAAGACCTCCGACACAATCATCTTCTCCGCCAGCCCGATCCCGGGCAACACGATCTCGGTGGTGAACACCATCGACCGGCTGATGATGCTCGGCGCCAAGGTTGTCTATGGCAAGGGCGAAGGCATTCACGTGTCTGGTCACGGTTTCCAGGAAGACCAGAAGCTGATGCTGGCGCTCACCAAGCCGAAGTATTTCGTTCCCGTGCACGGCGAGCACCGCATGCTCGTGTGCCACAGCAAGACCGCTCAATCGATGGGCGTTCCGGCCGAGAACATCCTGATCATCGACAACGGTGATGTGGTCGAACTCACCCCTGATTCGATCAACAAAGGTGAACCGGTGAAGGCCGGCATCGAGCTGCTCGATGCTTCCCGCAACGGCATCGTCGATGCTCGCGTGCTCAAAGAGCGTCAGCAACTGGCCGACGACGGTGTGATCACAATGCTGGCGGTGATCAGCACCGATGGCGTGATGGCTGCGCCGCCGCGGGTGAATCTGCGCGGTGTGGTGACCGCCGCGGACCCTCGCAAGCTCAGCCTCTGGGCCGAGCGCGAGATCACCTGGGTGCTCGAGAACCGCTGGCAGCAGCTGTCGCGCAACAGCGGCGGCAAGGCTCCCGATGTGGATTGGATGGGCGTGCAGCGCGAAATCGAGATCGGTTTGCAGCGCCGTCTGCGCCGTGAGCTGCAGGTGGAGCCGCTGATCATCTGCCTGGTGCAGCCGGCCCCCGGTGGTACCCCTGCCTACAAGGGTCGCGCTGACGCTGAACCGGATACCCGTCCTGCCCCCCGCGGCGGCCGCGGCGGCGGTCGTGATGGTGGCCGCCCCGACCGTGGCGAGCGCTCCCAGCAGCCTCGCCGCGAGCTGGCCACCGTCGGCGCTGCTCCCGCTCCGGCCTCTGCGCCTGCTGCTGCCGCTCCGGCCGCTGTGGCCACCCCGGCGCGCACGGAAGAGCCCGAAATCAGCGGCCGCACCCGCCGCCGCCGTTCGGCGGCCGCTGGCTGA
- the tilS gene encoding tRNA lysidine(34) synthetase TilS, producing the protein MAQPWSRHHLRLHRWLLQRPELLPDGARLLLAVSGGQDSMALVGLLRDLQRLHHWQLQLWHGDHRLRADSSRQASELSQWAHQQGLPLQIEVWPEPQPAEAAARAWRYSALEAAARRSGASHVVTGHTASDRAETLLLQLARGSHRRGLASLRPQRALATDLTLVRPLLLFSRQETEQIREQLGLPLWLDTSNQEPRYSRNRLRQEVLPVLEHLHPGASRRISGVAERLAQEQQSQDELLDLALAGLRADQPAPEGALQRRALLALKAANQRQLLQHWLSLQGISPLPAEHLQALLRRLEPAHGPGRQALTGGLQLHWDRQHLWLSHRNRP; encoded by the coding sequence TTGGCGCAACCCTGGAGCCGCCACCACCTGCGCTTGCACCGCTGGCTGTTGCAGCGTCCGGAGCTGCTGCCCGATGGAGCCCGCCTGTTGCTGGCGGTGTCGGGCGGGCAGGATTCGATGGCGCTGGTGGGGCTGCTGCGGGATCTGCAGCGACTGCATCACTGGCAACTACAGCTCTGGCACGGCGACCACCGGCTGCGGGCCGACTCCAGCCGGCAGGCCAGCGAACTAAGCCAATGGGCACACCAGCAGGGGCTGCCGCTGCAGATCGAGGTGTGGCCAGAGCCGCAACCCGCTGAGGCCGCCGCTCGCGCCTGGCGCTACAGCGCCCTGGAGGCCGCCGCTCGCCGCAGCGGCGCGAGCCATGTGGTGACGGGTCATACAGCCAGCGACCGCGCCGAAACCCTGCTGCTGCAGCTGGCCCGCGGCAGCCACCGCCGCGGCTTGGCCAGCCTGCGACCGCAGCGTGCCCTGGCGACGGATCTCACCCTGGTGCGCCCGCTGCTGCTGTTCAGCCGCCAAGAAACGGAACAGATCCGCGAGCAGCTCGGCCTCCCGCTCTGGCTGGACACCAGCAACCAAGAGCCCCGGTACAGCCGCAACCGCCTGCGCCAGGAGGTGTTGCCGGTGCTGGAGCACCTGCACCCCGGCGCCAGCCGACGCATCAGCGGCGTGGCTGAACGACTGGCCCAAGAACAGCAGAGCCAGGACGAACTGTTGGACCTGGCTCTGGCCGGGCTCCGGGCGGATCAACCGGCACCGGAGGGGGCCCTACAGCGGCGCGCACTCCTGGCCCTGAAAGCCGCGAATCAACGTCAACTGCTGCAGCACTGGCTGAGCCTTCAGGGCATCAGCCCCCTGCCGGCGGAGCACCTGCAAGCCCTGCTGCGCCGCCTCGAGCCCGCGCACGGACCTGGCCGCCAGGCGCTCACGGGAGGACTCCAGTTGCACTGGGATCGTCAACACCTGTGGCTGAGCCACCGCAACCGGCCCTAA
- the uvrB gene encoding excinuclease ABC subunit UvrB yields MANPYQLHAPYSPKGDQPEAIKGLVAGVEGGERYQTLLGATGTGKTFTIANVIAQTGRPALVLAHNKTLAAQLCNELREFFPNNAVEYFISYYDYYQPEAYVPVSDTYIAKTASINEEIDMLRHSATRSLFERRDVIVVASISCIYGLGIPSEYLKAAVKFEVGETLNLRGSLRELVNNQYSRNDLEISRGRFRVRGDVLEIGPAYEDRLVRIELFGDEVEAIRYVDPTTGEILQSLESINIYPAKHFVTPKERLEDAIKAIRSELRERLDVLNEQGRLLEAQRLEQRTTYDLEMLEQVGYCNGVENYARHLAGRAAGTPPECLIDYFPKDWLLVVDESHVTCSQLQAMYNGDQSRKQVLIEHGFRLPSAADNRPLKGEEFWEKARQTIFVSATPGDWEMRQSDGQVVEQVIRPTGVLDPIVEVRPTEGQVDDLLGEIRIRADKQERVLVTTLTKRMAEDLTDYLAENGVRVRYLHSEIHSIERIEIIQDLRNGEYDVLVGVNLLREGLDLPEVSLVAILDADKEGFLRAERSLIQTIGRAARHVEGVALLYADNLTDSMDKAITETERRRAIQQTYNEKHGITPTPAGKRAGNSILAFLEVSRRLNDEQLEQATEQAEHNEVPLDALPELIQQLEEKMKNAAKNLDFEEAANLRDRIKGLRQKLVGKV; encoded by the coding sequence ATGGCCAACCCCTACCAGCTGCACGCTCCCTACAGCCCCAAGGGTGATCAGCCCGAGGCGATCAAGGGCCTGGTGGCCGGCGTGGAGGGCGGCGAGCGCTATCAGACGCTGCTGGGGGCCACGGGCACCGGCAAGACCTTCACCATCGCCAATGTGATCGCCCAGACGGGCCGACCGGCGCTGGTGCTGGCGCACAACAAGACTCTGGCGGCCCAGCTGTGCAACGAGCTGCGGGAATTCTTTCCCAACAACGCCGTTGAATATTTCATCTCCTACTACGACTACTACCAGCCGGAGGCGTATGTGCCCGTCTCCGACACGTATATCGCCAAAACGGCTTCGATCAACGAAGAGATCGACATGCTGCGTCACTCGGCGACCCGGTCGTTGTTTGAGCGGCGCGATGTGATTGTGGTGGCCTCGATCAGCTGCATCTATGGCCTGGGGATTCCCAGTGAATACCTCAAGGCAGCGGTGAAGTTTGAGGTGGGTGAAACCCTGAATCTGCGCGGCTCCCTGCGGGAGCTGGTGAACAACCAGTATTCCCGCAACGACCTGGAGATCTCCCGCGGCCGCTTCCGCGTGCGCGGGGATGTGCTGGAGATCGGCCCGGCTTATGAAGACCGCCTCGTGCGGATCGAGCTGTTCGGCGACGAGGTGGAGGCAATCCGCTACGTGGACCCCACCACTGGCGAGATTCTGCAGAGCCTCGAGAGCATCAACATCTATCCCGCCAAGCACTTCGTGACGCCGAAGGAGCGGCTGGAGGATGCGATCAAGGCGATCCGCAGCGAGCTGCGCGAGCGCCTTGATGTGCTCAATGAGCAGGGCCGCCTCCTGGAAGCTCAGCGGCTGGAGCAGCGCACCACCTACGACCTGGAGATGCTGGAGCAGGTGGGCTACTGCAACGGCGTGGAGAACTACGCCCGCCATCTGGCCGGCCGCGCTGCGGGCACACCACCGGAATGCCTGATCGACTACTTCCCGAAGGATTGGTTGCTGGTGGTGGATGAGAGCCACGTCACCTGCAGTCAGCTGCAGGCGATGTACAACGGCGATCAGTCACGCAAGCAGGTGCTGATTGAGCACGGCTTCCGCCTGCCCTCCGCCGCCGACAACCGCCCGCTCAAAGGCGAGGAGTTCTGGGAGAAGGCGCGCCAGACCATTTTTGTGAGCGCCACCCCGGGCGACTGGGAGATGCGCCAGAGCGATGGCCAGGTGGTGGAGCAGGTGATCCGCCCCACCGGCGTGCTTGATCCGATCGTGGAGGTGCGCCCCACTGAGGGCCAGGTGGATGATCTGCTCGGTGAGATCCGGATCCGGGCCGACAAGCAGGAGCGGGTGCTGGTGACCACCCTCACCAAGCGCATGGCTGAGGACCTCACCGACTACCTGGCGGAGAACGGCGTACGGGTGCGCTACCTGCACTCCGAGATCCACTCGATCGAGCGGATCGAAATCATCCAAGACCTCCGCAACGGCGAATACGACGTGCTCGTGGGTGTGAACCTGCTGCGGGAGGGCCTCGATTTGCCGGAGGTGTCGCTGGTGGCGATCCTCGATGCCGATAAGGAAGGGTTCCTGCGGGCGGAGCGCTCCCTGATCCAGACCATTGGCCGGGCGGCGCGCCACGTGGAGGGGGTGGCTCTGCTCTACGCCGACAACCTCACCGACAGCATGGACAAGGCGATCACGGAAACGGAGCGTCGCCGGGCCATTCAGCAGACCTACAACGAGAAGCACGGGATCACACCCACCCCGGCGGGTAAGCGGGCCGGCAACTCGATCCTGGCGTTCCTCGAGGTGTCGCGCCGGCTCAACGATGAGCAGCTCGAGCAGGCCACCGAGCAGGCCGAGCACAACGAAGTGCCCCTCGATGCTCTGCCGGAGTTGATTCAACAGTTGGAAGAAAAGATGAAGAACGCGGCCAAGAATCTCGACTTTGAGGAAGCCGCCAACCTGCGCGACCGCATTAAGGGCCTGCGCCAGAAGCTGGTGGGCAAGGTCTGA
- a CDS encoding HAD family hydrolase: MGFYLLHLHLHGLFRGHDLELGRDADTGGQTTYVLELMRGLAARPEVDRVEVVTRLIHDKRVSPDYAEPREELGGGACIVRLPCGPRRYLRKELLWPHLDELADAVVAHIAAQERRPDWIHAHYADAGYVGALVSQRLGIPLLFTGHSLGREKQRRLLAGGMAHDQIEHTYAISRRIDAEERTLAQAALVITSTQQEAEQQYSRYDRFVPERAVVVPPGVDARRFHPQPLPGEEQAVAELMRPFLRDPAKPPLLCICRAVRRKNVPALVEAFGRSALLQERHNLVLVLGCREDPRAMEKQQRDQFQQIFELVDRFDLYGRVAYPKQHRGDDIPAIYRWAARRGGVFVNPALTEPFGLTLLEAAACGLPLVATDDGGPRDILQRCTNGQLVDVTDLDDLQQALEAAAADPQRWRRWRDNGIEAVSRNFSWDAHVCAYLGLAQRRCQEVQQQRPQPVVPVAPTAPVKRLLLLDLDVCLDAPDPAGLQELRRRLAADASCGIGMISGRSFPSASLRYHELHLPAPQVWILEAGAEILYGPEGVADLAWREQIAQGWQRDAVEQALADLAPRLMPQPEAQQGPFKLSYTLQPPPAGVLEMVRQRLRQGRFEARAHLFHHWFLDVLPLRASKAEAIRHLSLSWGLPLEQVMVVASQQGDGELLNGRALGVVVGDHDRSLDDLRRRSKVFFASRRQAWGVLEGLDHYRFLRR, encoded by the coding sequence ATGGGTTTCTATCTGCTTCATCTGCATCTGCACGGTCTGTTTCGTGGGCACGACCTGGAATTGGGGCGTGATGCGGATACCGGTGGGCAGACCACCTACGTACTGGAGTTGATGCGTGGCCTGGCTGCCCGGCCGGAGGTGGATCGCGTTGAGGTGGTCACCAGGCTGATCCACGACAAGCGGGTGTCTCCCGACTACGCCGAGCCCCGTGAAGAGTTGGGCGGCGGAGCCTGCATCGTGCGCCTGCCCTGCGGGCCGCGCCGCTATCTGCGTAAGGAGTTGCTCTGGCCCCATCTCGATGAGTTGGCGGATGCCGTGGTGGCCCACATCGCCGCGCAGGAGCGTCGTCCCGACTGGATTCATGCCCACTACGCCGATGCCGGTTATGTGGGGGCCCTGGTGTCGCAGCGACTGGGCATTCCCTTGCTGTTCACGGGGCATTCCCTGGGCCGAGAGAAGCAGCGCCGCCTGCTGGCCGGCGGCATGGCGCACGATCAGATCGAGCACACCTATGCGATCAGCCGCCGGATTGATGCGGAGGAGCGCACCCTGGCCCAGGCGGCCCTGGTGATCACCAGCACGCAACAGGAGGCCGAGCAGCAATACAGCCGCTACGACCGCTTTGTGCCTGAGCGAGCGGTGGTGGTGCCGCCGGGGGTGGATGCGAGGCGTTTCCATCCCCAGCCGCTGCCGGGTGAGGAGCAGGCGGTGGCGGAGCTGATGCGGCCGTTTTTGCGGGATCCGGCCAAGCCGCCGCTGCTGTGCATCTGCCGGGCTGTGCGCCGCAAGAACGTGCCTGCCCTGGTGGAGGCCTTTGGTCGCTCGGCCCTGCTACAGGAGCGCCACAACCTGGTGCTCGTGCTGGGCTGCCGGGAGGATCCCCGCGCCATGGAGAAGCAGCAGCGCGATCAGTTCCAGCAGATCTTTGAGTTGGTGGATCGCTTCGATCTCTATGGGCGAGTGGCCTATCCGAAGCAACACCGCGGCGATGACATCCCCGCGATCTATCGCTGGGCGGCCCGGCGAGGTGGCGTGTTTGTGAACCCTGCCCTCACGGAACCCTTCGGGCTCACCCTCTTGGAAGCTGCGGCCTGCGGCCTGCCGCTGGTGGCCACCGATGACGGCGGGCCGCGCGACATCCTGCAGCGCTGCACCAACGGCCAGTTGGTGGATGTCACCGATCTCGATGACCTGCAGCAGGCCCTCGAAGCCGCTGCCGCCGACCCCCAACGCTGGCGCCGCTGGCGGGACAACGGCATCGAGGCGGTGAGCCGCAATTTCAGCTGGGATGCCCATGTGTGCGCCTATCTCGGCCTGGCCCAGCGCCGTTGTCAGGAGGTGCAGCAGCAGCGGCCGCAACCGGTGGTGCCGGTTGCGCCCACCGCGCCGGTGAAGCGCTTGCTGTTGCTGGATCTGGATGTGTGCCTCGATGCACCCGATCCAGCGGGGTTGCAGGAGCTGCGCCGTCGCCTGGCGGCCGATGCCAGCTGCGGCATCGGCATGATCAGCGGCCGCAGCTTCCCCTCAGCCAGCCTTCGCTACCACGAGCTGCATCTGCCGGCGCCGCAGGTGTGGATTCTTGAGGCCGGTGCCGAGATCCTCTATGGCCCTGAGGGGGTCGCGGATCTGGCCTGGCGTGAGCAGATCGCCCAGGGCTGGCAGCGCGACGCCGTGGAGCAGGCCCTGGCGGATCTCGCCCCGCGCCTTATGCCCCAGCCGGAGGCGCAGCAGGGGCCCTTCAAGCTCAGCTACACCCTTCAGCCGCCTCCGGCCGGGGTGCTGGAAATGGTGCGTCAGCGCCTGCGCCAGGGGCGATTTGAAGCCCGCGCCCATCTGTTCCACCACTGGTTCCTTGATGTGTTGCCGCTGCGGGCCTCCAAGGCCGAGGCGATTCGTCACCTGAGCTTGAGCTGGGGGCTGCCGCTGGAGCAGGTGATGGTGGTGGCTTCGCAGCAGGGTGATGGTGAGCTGCTCAATGGCCGCGCCCTCGGGGTGGTGGTGGGCGATCACGACCGCTCGCTCGACGATCTGCGCCGCCGCTCGAAGGTGTTCTTCGCCTCACGCCGCCAGGCTTGGGGGGTGCTGGAGGGCCTGGATCACTACCGCTTCCTGCGGCGCTGA